In Saccharolobus solfataricus, a genomic segment contains:
- a CDS encoding MFS transporter, protein MLRNIIVGWIGTFLQLFLRLSWGVISLPIALLFHLNSIQIGLVATAFYIGYVLSSIPWGLIIDRIGPSRAVEYASIILVGMNLLLFLYLTDYTILLIAYLIEGLITASIFPSAMKIVAVSYSHSSKFTFYVALVESAGPITIITLGIIASFLLHLWRFIYLAMAVSFGLIAILSHFSRISVSGTEIKRSFRVILNRKITMATLVRLGELWSTWGTTTWIFPMLVLYRGISPTLSALFLLLFGVGQLVGILSVEKLVERFGDSNVILINLIGFIILTFLIIFSNDIDILPEAFLLGIFSFSYRPPTDSLIMKIAGESSAGTSIGFANAVSQIGTMIAPSFVGLVLYLTHSFSISMLALDAGCVISIVSLLSLKDL, encoded by the coding sequence GTGTTAAGAAATATAATAGTGGGTTGGATAGGTACTTTTCTTCAGTTGTTTTTAAGACTAAGTTGGGGAGTTATATCGTTGCCAATTGCCTTACTTTTTCACTTAAACTCTATCCAAATTGGGCTAGTGGCAACAGCGTTTTATATAGGTTATGTATTGTCTTCAATACCTTGGGGTTTAATTATAGATAGAATTGGTCCAAGTAGAGCTGTGGAGTATGCGTCAATTATCTTAGTAGGGATGAATCTATTACTTTTCCTCTACCTTACAGACTACACTATCTTACTTATAGCCTATTTGATAGAGGGGCTGATAACAGCTTCCATATTTCCATCAGCTATGAAAATAGTCGCAGTAAGTTATTCTCACAGTTCAAAGTTCACATTTTACGTGGCACTGGTTGAAAGTGCTGGACCAATTACTATCATTACTTTAGGTATTATAGCGAGTTTCCTACTACATTTATGGAGATTTATTTACTTAGCCATGGCAGTAAGTTTCGGACTAATTGCTATTTTGAGTCATTTCAGTAGGATAAGCGTTAGTGGAACTGAAATCAAGAGATCGTTTAGGGTGATACTTAATAGGAAGATTACCATGGCAACACTGGTCAGATTAGGAGAGCTGTGGTCCACATGGGGAACAACAACTTGGATTTTCCCGATGTTAGTACTTTACAGAGGTATTTCTCCCACATTGTCAGCCTTATTTCTTCTTCTTTTTGGAGTTGGTCAACTAGTTGGTATTCTAAGTGTAGAGAAACTTGTTGAAAGATTTGGTGACAGTAACGTCATCTTGATAAATTTGATAGGCTTTATCATATTAACGTTTTTAATAATTTTCTCAAATGACATTGATATACTTCCAGAGGCCTTCCTATTAGGTATTTTCTCTTTCTCCTATAGACCTCCAACTGATTCGTTAATAATGAAAATAGCTGGTGAATCTAGTGCCGGGACCTCAATAGGTTTCGCTAACGCTGTATCCCAAATTGGGACCATGATCGCTCCATCCTTTGTGGGATTGGTACTGTATTTAACTCATAGTTTTTCCATATCAATGCTAGCTTTGGACGCCGGGTGTGTAATATCTATCGTTTCACTTTTATCGTTGAAAGATTTATAG
- a CDS encoding glycosyltransferase yields the protein MISVIIPAFNEERRIGKTLEKISSTLPNAEVVVVFDGHDNTPEVVKKFPVKLIISKERLGKGMALKRGITESNFQRVLLLDADFPITEEELNKILSTDADLVIPRRKIIGMPLKRRFLHKAFIVLTKILFPSLLKFSDFQAGVKLVNREKVVSVLDELIINDFLFDVNLIYAFKRRHYKIKEVEINYIHDESDSKISRKLMKIVILMFLSLIKLRIYYSPFKKILYTEPYLKVQGYILSKLR from the coding sequence ATGATTTCAGTTATCATACCGGCATTTAATGAGGAAAGAAGAATAGGTAAGACGTTAGAGAAAATATCATCAACACTACCTAATGCTGAAGTAGTTGTAGTGTTTGACGGACATGATAATACACCAGAGGTTGTAAAGAAATTTCCAGTGAAGCTCATAATAAGCAAGGAGAGACTTGGTAAAGGAATGGCACTAAAGAGGGGAATTACTGAAAGCAATTTCCAGAGAGTTTTACTATTGGACGCCGACTTCCCCATAACTGAGGAGGAATTGAACAAAATCCTGAGTACTGACGCAGATCTGGTCATACCTAGGAGGAAAATTATAGGCATGCCATTAAAGAGGAGATTTCTGCATAAGGCGTTTATAGTGTTAACAAAGATCCTCTTTCCTTCTCTACTGAAGTTTTCTGATTTCCAAGCAGGTGTTAAGCTAGTAAACCGGGAAAAGGTTGTAAGCGTATTGGATGAACTAATAATTAATGATTTTCTATTCGACGTTAACCTAATTTACGCATTTAAGCGTAGACATTATAAAATAAAGGAAGTTGAAATAAATTATATTCATGACGAGAGTGATAGTAAGATATCTAGGAAGTTAATGAAAATCGTTATTCTAATGTTTCTCTCCTTAATAAAATTAAGAATATATTATTCTCCCTTCAAGAAAATATTATACACTGAACCTTACCTAAAGGTACAAGGATACATTCTAAGTAAGCTAAGATAA